The Macaca fascicularis isolate 582-1 chromosome 1, T2T-MFA8v1.1 genome includes a window with the following:
- the MSTO1 gene encoding protein misato homolog 1 isoform X6: protein MIQKYNHDGEAGRLEAFGQGESVLKEPKYQEELEDRLHFYVEECDYLQGFQILCDLHDGFSGVGAKAAELLQDEYSGQGIITWGLLPGPYHRGEAQRNIYRLLNTAFGLVHLTAHSSLVCPLSLGGSLGLRPEPPVNFPYLHYDATLPFHCSAILATALDTVTVPYRLCSSPVSMVHLADMLSFCGKKVVTAGATIPFPLAPGQSLPDSLMQFGGATPWTPLSACGEPSGTRCFAQSVVLRGIDRACHTSQLTPGTPPPSSLHACTTGEEVLAQYLQQQQPRVMSSSHLLLTPYRVAPPYPHLFSSCSPQGMVLDGSPKGAAVESIPVFGALCSSSSLHQTLEALARDLTKLDLRRWASFMDAGVEHDDVAELLQELQSLAQCYHAGDSLVD from the exons ATGATTCAGAAGTACAACCATGATGG GGAAGCAGGTCGGCTGGAAGCTTTTGGCCAAGGGGAAAGTGTCCTAAAGGAACCCAAGTACCAGGAAGAGCTGGAGGACAGGCTGCACTTCTACGTGGAGGAATGTGACTACTTGCAG GGCTTCCAGATCCTGTGTGACCTGCACGATGGCTTCTCTGGGGTAGGCGCGAAGGCGGCAGAGCTGCTACAAGATGAATATTCAGGGCAGGGAATAATAACGTGGGGCCTGCTACCTGGTCCCTACCATCGTGGG GAGGCCCAGAGAAACATCTATCGTCTATTAAACACAGCTTTTGGTCTCGTACACCTGACTGCTCACAGCTCTCTCGTCTGTCCTTTGTCCTTGGGTGGGAGCCTGGGCCTGCGACCTGAGCCACCTGTCAACTTCCCTTACCTGCATTACGAT GCCACTCTGCCCTTCCACTGCAGTGCCATCCTGGCTACAGCCCTGGACACAGTCACTGTTCCTTATCGCCTGTGTTCCTCTCCAGTTTCCATGGTTCATCTGGCTGACATGCTGAGCTTCTGTGGGAAAAAG gTGGTGACAGCAGGAGCAACCATTCCTTTCCCCTTGGCTCCAGGCCAGTCCCTTCCTGATTCCCTGATGCAGTTTGGAGGAGCCACCCCATGGACCCCACTGTCTGCATGTGGGGAGCCTTCTGGAACACGTTGCTTTGCCCAGTCAGTGGTGCTGAGGGGTATAGACAGAGCATGCCACACGAG CCAGCTCACCCCAGGGAcacctccaccctcctcccttcaCGCATGTACCACTGGGGAAGAAGTCTTGGCTCAGTATTTACAACAGCAGCAGCCTAGAGTCATGAG TTCTTCCCATCTGCTGCTGACTCCCTACAGGGTGGCTCCTCCTTACCCCCACCTCTTCTCAAGCTGCAGTCCACAGGGTATGGTTCTGGATGGTTCCCCCAAGGGAGCAG caGTGGAGAGCATCCCAGTGTTTGGGGCACTGTGTTCCTCTTCGTCCCTGCACCAGACCCTGGAAGCCTTGGCCAGAGACCTCACCAAACTCGACTTGCGGCGCTGGGCCAGCTTCATGGATGCTGGAGTGGAGCACGATGACGTAGCAGAGCTCCTGCAGGAGCTACAAAGCCTGGCCCAGTGCTACCACGCTGGTGACAGCCTCGTGGACTAA
- the MSTO1 gene encoding protein misato homolog 1 isoform X3, translated as MAGGAREVLTLQLGHFAGFVGAHWWNQQDAALGRATDAKESPGELCPDVLYRTGRTLHGQDTCTPRLILMDLKGSLSSLKEEGGLYRDKQLDAAIAWQGKLTTHKEELCPKNPYLQDFLSAEGVLSSDGVWRVKSIPNGKGSPPLTTATTPKPLIPTEASIRVWSDFLRVHLHPRSICMIQKYNHDGEAGRLEAFGQGESVLKEPKYQEELEDRLHFYVEECDYLQGFQILCDLHDGFSGVGAKAAELLQDEYSGQGIITWGLLPGPYHRGEAQRNIYRLLNTAFGLVHLTAHSSLVCPLSLGGSLGLRPEPPVNFPYLHYDATLPFHCSAILATALDTVTVPYRLCSSPVSMVHLADMLSFCGKKVVTAGATIPFPLAPGQSLPDSLMQFGGATPWTPLSACGEPSGTRCFAQSVVLRGIDRACHTSQLTPGTPPPSSLHACTTGEEVLAQYLQQQQPRVMSSSHLLLTPYRVAPPYPHLFSSCSPQAVESIPVFGALCSSSSLHQTLEALARDLTKLDLRRWASFMDAGVEHDDVAELLQELQSLAQCYHAGDSLVD; from the exons ATGGCGGGCGGGGCCCGGGAAGTGCTCACCCTGCAGTTGGGACACTTTGCCGGTTTCGTGGGCGCGCACTGGTGGAACCAGCAG GATGCTGCGCTGGGCCGAGCAACCGATGCCAAGGAGTCGCCGGGAGAGCTGTGCCCCGATGTCCTGTATCGTACGGGCCGGACGCTGCACGGCCAGGATACCTGCACGCCGCGACTCATCCTCATGGATCTGAAGG GTAGTTTGAGCTCCCTAAAAGAGGAAGGTGGACTCTACAGGGACAAACAGTTGGATGCTGCAATAGCATG GCAGGGGAAGCTCACCACACACAAAGAGGAACTCTGTCCCAAGAACCCTTATCTCCAGGACTTTCTGAGTGCAGAG GGAGTGCTGAGTAGTGATGGTGTTTGGAGGGTCAAATCCATTCCCAATGGCAAAG GTTCCCCACCACTCACCACCGCTACAACTCCAAAACCACTTATCCCTACAGAGGCCAGCATCAGGGTCTGGTCAGACTTCCTCAGAGTCCATCTCCATCCCCGGAGCATCTGTATGATTCAGAAGTACAACCATGATGG GGAAGCAGGTCGGCTGGAAGCTTTTGGCCAAGGGGAAAGTGTCCTAAAGGAACCCAAGTACCAGGAAGAGCTGGAGGACAGGCTGCACTTCTACGTGGAGGAATGTGACTACTTGCAG GGCTTCCAGATCCTGTGTGACCTGCACGATGGCTTCTCTGGGGTAGGCGCGAAGGCGGCAGAGCTGCTACAAGATGAATATTCAGGGCAGGGAATAATAACGTGGGGCCTGCTACCTGGTCCCTACCATCGTGGG GAGGCCCAGAGAAACATCTATCGTCTATTAAACACAGCTTTTGGTCTCGTACACCTGACTGCTCACAGCTCTCTCGTCTGTCCTTTGTCCTTGGGTGGGAGCCTGGGCCTGCGACCTGAGCCACCTGTCAACTTCCCTTACCTGCATTACGAT GCCACTCTGCCCTTCCACTGCAGTGCCATCCTGGCTACAGCCCTGGACACAGTCACTGTTCCTTATCGCCTGTGTTCCTCTCCAGTTTCCATGGTTCATCTGGCTGACATGCTGAGCTTCTGTGGGAAAAAG gTGGTGACAGCAGGAGCAACCATTCCTTTCCCCTTGGCTCCAGGCCAGTCCCTTCCTGATTCCCTGATGCAGTTTGGAGGAGCCACCCCATGGACCCCACTGTCTGCATGTGGGGAGCCTTCTGGAACACGTTGCTTTGCCCAGTCAGTGGTGCTGAGGGGTATAGACAGAGCATGCCACACGAG CCAGCTCACCCCAGGGAcacctccaccctcctcccttcaCGCATGTACCACTGGGGAAGAAGTCTTGGCTCAGTATTTACAACAGCAGCAGCCTAGAGTCATGAG TTCTTCCCATCTGCTGCTGACTCCCTACAGGGTGGCTCCTCCTTACCCCCACCTCTTCTCAAGCTGCAGTCCACAGG caGTGGAGAGCATCCCAGTGTTTGGGGCACTGTGTTCCTCTTCGTCCCTGCACCAGACCCTGGAAGCCTTGGCCAGAGACCTCACCAAACTCGACTTGCGGCGCTGGGCCAGCTTCATGGATGCTGGAGTGGAGCACGATGACGTAGCAGAGCTCCTGCAGGAGCTACAAAGCCTGGCCCAGTGCTACCACGCTGGTGACAGCCTCGTGGACTAA
- the MSTO1 gene encoding protein misato homolog 1 isoform X2, giving the protein MAGGAREVLTLQLGHFAGFVGAHWWNQQDAALGRATDAKESPGELCPDVLYRTGRTLHGQDTCTPRLILMDLKGSLSSLKEEGGLYRDKQLDAAIAWQGKLTTHKEELCPKNPYLQDFLSAEGVLSSDGVWRVKSIPNGKGSPPLTTATTPKPLIPTEASIRVWSDFLRVHLHPRSICMIQKYNHDGEAGRLEAFGQGESVLKEPKYQEELEDRLHFYVEECDYLQGFQILCDLHDGFSGVGAKAAELLQDEYSGQGIITWGLLPGPYHRGEAQRNIYRLLNTAFGLVHLTAHSSLVCPLSLGGSLGLRPEPPVNFPYLHYDATLPFHCSAILATALDTVTVPYRLCSSPVSMVHLADMLSFCGKKVVTAGATIPFPLAPGQSLPDSLMQFGGATPWTPLSACGEPSGTRCFAQSVVLRGIDRACHTSQLTPGTPPPSSLHACTTGEEVLAQYLQQQQPRVMSSSHLLLTPYRVAPPYPHLFSSCSPQGMVLDGSPKGAVESIPVFGALCSSSSLHQTLEALARDLTKLDLRRWASFMDAGVEHDDVAELLQELQSLAQCYHAGDSLVD; this is encoded by the exons ATGGCGGGCGGGGCCCGGGAAGTGCTCACCCTGCAGTTGGGACACTTTGCCGGTTTCGTGGGCGCGCACTGGTGGAACCAGCAG GATGCTGCGCTGGGCCGAGCAACCGATGCCAAGGAGTCGCCGGGAGAGCTGTGCCCCGATGTCCTGTATCGTACGGGCCGGACGCTGCACGGCCAGGATACCTGCACGCCGCGACTCATCCTCATGGATCTGAAGG GTAGTTTGAGCTCCCTAAAAGAGGAAGGTGGACTCTACAGGGACAAACAGTTGGATGCTGCAATAGCATG GCAGGGGAAGCTCACCACACACAAAGAGGAACTCTGTCCCAAGAACCCTTATCTCCAGGACTTTCTGAGTGCAGAG GGAGTGCTGAGTAGTGATGGTGTTTGGAGGGTCAAATCCATTCCCAATGGCAAAG GTTCCCCACCACTCACCACCGCTACAACTCCAAAACCACTTATCCCTACAGAGGCCAGCATCAGGGTCTGGTCAGACTTCCTCAGAGTCCATCTCCATCCCCGGAGCATCTGTATGATTCAGAAGTACAACCATGATGG GGAAGCAGGTCGGCTGGAAGCTTTTGGCCAAGGGGAAAGTGTCCTAAAGGAACCCAAGTACCAGGAAGAGCTGGAGGACAGGCTGCACTTCTACGTGGAGGAATGTGACTACTTGCAG GGCTTCCAGATCCTGTGTGACCTGCACGATGGCTTCTCTGGGGTAGGCGCGAAGGCGGCAGAGCTGCTACAAGATGAATATTCAGGGCAGGGAATAATAACGTGGGGCCTGCTACCTGGTCCCTACCATCGTGGG GAGGCCCAGAGAAACATCTATCGTCTATTAAACACAGCTTTTGGTCTCGTACACCTGACTGCTCACAGCTCTCTCGTCTGTCCTTTGTCCTTGGGTGGGAGCCTGGGCCTGCGACCTGAGCCACCTGTCAACTTCCCTTACCTGCATTACGAT GCCACTCTGCCCTTCCACTGCAGTGCCATCCTGGCTACAGCCCTGGACACAGTCACTGTTCCTTATCGCCTGTGTTCCTCTCCAGTTTCCATGGTTCATCTGGCTGACATGCTGAGCTTCTGTGGGAAAAAG gTGGTGACAGCAGGAGCAACCATTCCTTTCCCCTTGGCTCCAGGCCAGTCCCTTCCTGATTCCCTGATGCAGTTTGGAGGAGCCACCCCATGGACCCCACTGTCTGCATGTGGGGAGCCTTCTGGAACACGTTGCTTTGCCCAGTCAGTGGTGCTGAGGGGTATAGACAGAGCATGCCACACGAG CCAGCTCACCCCAGGGAcacctccaccctcctcccttcaCGCATGTACCACTGGGGAAGAAGTCTTGGCTCAGTATTTACAACAGCAGCAGCCTAGAGTCATGAG TTCTTCCCATCTGCTGCTGACTCCCTACAGGGTGGCTCCTCCTTACCCCCACCTCTTCTCAAGCTGCAGTCCACAGGGTATGGTTCTGGATGGTTCCCCCAAGGGAGCAG TGGAGAGCATCCCAGTGTTTGGGGCACTGTGTTCCTCTTCGTCCCTGCACCAGACCCTGGAAGCCTTGGCCAGAGACCTCACCAAACTCGACTTGCGGCGCTGGGCCAGCTTCATGGATGCTGGAGTGGAGCACGATGACGTAGCAGAGCTCCTGCAGGAGCTACAAAGCCTGGCCCAGTGCTACCACGCTGGTGACAGCCTCGTGGACTAA
- the MSTO1 gene encoding protein misato homolog 1 isoform X5, producing the protein MMGMGTPEAVREAGRLEAFGQGESVLKEPKYQEELEDRLHFYVEECDYLQGFQILCDLHDGFSGVGAKAAELLQDEYSGQGIITWGLLPGPYHRGEAQRNIYRLLNTAFGLVHLTAHSSLVCPLSLGGSLGLRPEPPVNFPYLHYDATLPFHCSAILATALDTVTVPYRLCSSPVSMVHLADMLSFCGKKVVTAGATIPFPLAPGQSLPDSLMQFGGATPWTPLSACGEPSGTRCFAQSVVLRGIDRACHTSQLTPGTPPPSSLHACTTGEEVLAQYLQQQQPRVMSSSHLLLTPYRVAPPYPHLFSSCSPQGMVLDGSPKGAAVESIPVFGALCSSSSLHQTLEALARDLTKLDLRRWASFMDAGVEHDDVAELLQELQSLAQCYHAGDSLVD; encoded by the exons ATGATGGGTATGGGGACCCCAGAGGCTGTGAG GGAAGCAGGTCGGCTGGAAGCTTTTGGCCAAGGGGAAAGTGTCCTAAAGGAACCCAAGTACCAGGAAGAGCTGGAGGACAGGCTGCACTTCTACGTGGAGGAATGTGACTACTTGCAG GGCTTCCAGATCCTGTGTGACCTGCACGATGGCTTCTCTGGGGTAGGCGCGAAGGCGGCAGAGCTGCTACAAGATGAATATTCAGGGCAGGGAATAATAACGTGGGGCCTGCTACCTGGTCCCTACCATCGTGGG GAGGCCCAGAGAAACATCTATCGTCTATTAAACACAGCTTTTGGTCTCGTACACCTGACTGCTCACAGCTCTCTCGTCTGTCCTTTGTCCTTGGGTGGGAGCCTGGGCCTGCGACCTGAGCCACCTGTCAACTTCCCTTACCTGCATTACGAT GCCACTCTGCCCTTCCACTGCAGTGCCATCCTGGCTACAGCCCTGGACACAGTCACTGTTCCTTATCGCCTGTGTTCCTCTCCAGTTTCCATGGTTCATCTGGCTGACATGCTGAGCTTCTGTGGGAAAAAG gTGGTGACAGCAGGAGCAACCATTCCTTTCCCCTTGGCTCCAGGCCAGTCCCTTCCTGATTCCCTGATGCAGTTTGGAGGAGCCACCCCATGGACCCCACTGTCTGCATGTGGGGAGCCTTCTGGAACACGTTGCTTTGCCCAGTCAGTGGTGCTGAGGGGTATAGACAGAGCATGCCACACGAG CCAGCTCACCCCAGGGAcacctccaccctcctcccttcaCGCATGTACCACTGGGGAAGAAGTCTTGGCTCAGTATTTACAACAGCAGCAGCCTAGAGTCATGAG TTCTTCCCATCTGCTGCTGACTCCCTACAGGGTGGCTCCTCCTTACCCCCACCTCTTCTCAAGCTGCAGTCCACAGGGTATGGTTCTGGATGGTTCCCCCAAGGGAGCAG caGTGGAGAGCATCCCAGTGTTTGGGGCACTGTGTTCCTCTTCGTCCCTGCACCAGACCCTGGAAGCCTTGGCCAGAGACCTCACCAAACTCGACTTGCGGCGCTGGGCCAGCTTCATGGATGCTGGAGTGGAGCACGATGACGTAGCAGAGCTCCTGCAGGAGCTACAAAGCCTGGCCCAGTGCTACCACGCTGGTGACAGCCTCGTGGACTAA
- the MSTO1 gene encoding protein misato homolog 1 isoform X4: protein MAGGAREVLTLQLGHFAGFVGAHWWNQQDAALGRATDAKESPGELCPDVLYRTGRTLHGQDTCTPRLILMDLKGSLSSLKEEGGLYRDKQLDAAIAWQGKLTTHKEELCPKNPYLQDFLSAEGVLSSDGVWRVKSIPNGKGSPPLTTATTPKPLIPTEASIRVWSDFLRVHLHPRSICMIQKYNHDGEAGRLEAFGQGESVLKEPKYQEELEDRLHFYVEECDYLQGFQILCDLHDGFSGVGAKAAELLQDEYSGQGIITWGLLPGPYHRGEAQRNIYRLLNTAFGLVHLTAHSSLVCPLSLGGSLGLRPEPPVNFPYLHYDATLPFHCSAILATALDTVTVPYRLCSSPVSMVHLADMLSFCGKKVVTAGATIPFPLAPGQSLPDSLMQFGGATPWTPLSACGEPSGTRCFAQSVVLRGIDRACHTSQLTPGTPPPSSLHACTTGEEVLAQYLQQQQPRVMSSSHLLLTPYRVAPPYPHLFSSCSPQVESIPVFGALCSSSSLHQTLEALARDLTKLDLRRWASFMDAGVEHDDVAELLQELQSLAQCYHAGDSLVD, encoded by the exons ATGGCGGGCGGGGCCCGGGAAGTGCTCACCCTGCAGTTGGGACACTTTGCCGGTTTCGTGGGCGCGCACTGGTGGAACCAGCAG GATGCTGCGCTGGGCCGAGCAACCGATGCCAAGGAGTCGCCGGGAGAGCTGTGCCCCGATGTCCTGTATCGTACGGGCCGGACGCTGCACGGCCAGGATACCTGCACGCCGCGACTCATCCTCATGGATCTGAAGG GTAGTTTGAGCTCCCTAAAAGAGGAAGGTGGACTCTACAGGGACAAACAGTTGGATGCTGCAATAGCATG GCAGGGGAAGCTCACCACACACAAAGAGGAACTCTGTCCCAAGAACCCTTATCTCCAGGACTTTCTGAGTGCAGAG GGAGTGCTGAGTAGTGATGGTGTTTGGAGGGTCAAATCCATTCCCAATGGCAAAG GTTCCCCACCACTCACCACCGCTACAACTCCAAAACCACTTATCCCTACAGAGGCCAGCATCAGGGTCTGGTCAGACTTCCTCAGAGTCCATCTCCATCCCCGGAGCATCTGTATGATTCAGAAGTACAACCATGATGG GGAAGCAGGTCGGCTGGAAGCTTTTGGCCAAGGGGAAAGTGTCCTAAAGGAACCCAAGTACCAGGAAGAGCTGGAGGACAGGCTGCACTTCTACGTGGAGGAATGTGACTACTTGCAG GGCTTCCAGATCCTGTGTGACCTGCACGATGGCTTCTCTGGGGTAGGCGCGAAGGCGGCAGAGCTGCTACAAGATGAATATTCAGGGCAGGGAATAATAACGTGGGGCCTGCTACCTGGTCCCTACCATCGTGGG GAGGCCCAGAGAAACATCTATCGTCTATTAAACACAGCTTTTGGTCTCGTACACCTGACTGCTCACAGCTCTCTCGTCTGTCCTTTGTCCTTGGGTGGGAGCCTGGGCCTGCGACCTGAGCCACCTGTCAACTTCCCTTACCTGCATTACGAT GCCACTCTGCCCTTCCACTGCAGTGCCATCCTGGCTACAGCCCTGGACACAGTCACTGTTCCTTATCGCCTGTGTTCCTCTCCAGTTTCCATGGTTCATCTGGCTGACATGCTGAGCTTCTGTGGGAAAAAG gTGGTGACAGCAGGAGCAACCATTCCTTTCCCCTTGGCTCCAGGCCAGTCCCTTCCTGATTCCCTGATGCAGTTTGGAGGAGCCACCCCATGGACCCCACTGTCTGCATGTGGGGAGCCTTCTGGAACACGTTGCTTTGCCCAGTCAGTGGTGCTGAGGGGTATAGACAGAGCATGCCACACGAG CCAGCTCACCCCAGGGAcacctccaccctcctcccttcaCGCATGTACCACTGGGGAAGAAGTCTTGGCTCAGTATTTACAACAGCAGCAGCCTAGAGTCATGAG TTCTTCCCATCTGCTGCTGACTCCCTACAGGGTGGCTCCTCCTTACCCCCACCTCTTCTCAAGCTGCAGTCCACAGG TGGAGAGCATCCCAGTGTTTGGGGCACTGTGTTCCTCTTCGTCCCTGCACCAGACCCTGGAAGCCTTGGCCAGAGACCTCACCAAACTCGACTTGCGGCGCTGGGCCAGCTTCATGGATGCTGGAGTGGAGCACGATGACGTAGCAGAGCTCCTGCAGGAGCTACAAAGCCTGGCCCAGTGCTACCACGCTGGTGACAGCCTCGTGGACTAA
- the MSTO1 gene encoding protein misato homolog 1 isoform X1 → MAGGAREVLTLQLGHFAGFVGAHWWNQQDAALGRATDAKESPGELCPDVLYRTGRTLHGQDTCTPRLILMDLKGSLSSLKEEGGLYRDKQLDAAIAWQGKLTTHKEELCPKNPYLQDFLSAEGVLSSDGVWRVKSIPNGKGSPPLTTATTPKPLIPTEASIRVWSDFLRVHLHPRSICMIQKYNHDGEAGRLEAFGQGESVLKEPKYQEELEDRLHFYVEECDYLQGFQILCDLHDGFSGVGAKAAELLQDEYSGQGIITWGLLPGPYHRGEAQRNIYRLLNTAFGLVHLTAHSSLVCPLSLGGSLGLRPEPPVNFPYLHYDATLPFHCSAILATALDTVTVPYRLCSSPVSMVHLADMLSFCGKKVVTAGATIPFPLAPGQSLPDSLMQFGGATPWTPLSACGEPSGTRCFAQSVVLRGIDRACHTSQLTPGTPPPSSLHACTTGEEVLAQYLQQQQPRVMSSSHLLLTPYRVAPPYPHLFSSCSPQGMVLDGSPKGAAVESIPVFGALCSSSSLHQTLEALARDLTKLDLRRWASFMDAGVEHDDVAELLQELQSLAQCYHAGDSLVD, encoded by the exons ATGGCGGGCGGGGCCCGGGAAGTGCTCACCCTGCAGTTGGGACACTTTGCCGGTTTCGTGGGCGCGCACTGGTGGAACCAGCAG GATGCTGCGCTGGGCCGAGCAACCGATGCCAAGGAGTCGCCGGGAGAGCTGTGCCCCGATGTCCTGTATCGTACGGGCCGGACGCTGCACGGCCAGGATACCTGCACGCCGCGACTCATCCTCATGGATCTGAAGG GTAGTTTGAGCTCCCTAAAAGAGGAAGGTGGACTCTACAGGGACAAACAGTTGGATGCTGCAATAGCATG GCAGGGGAAGCTCACCACACACAAAGAGGAACTCTGTCCCAAGAACCCTTATCTCCAGGACTTTCTGAGTGCAGAG GGAGTGCTGAGTAGTGATGGTGTTTGGAGGGTCAAATCCATTCCCAATGGCAAAG GTTCCCCACCACTCACCACCGCTACAACTCCAAAACCACTTATCCCTACAGAGGCCAGCATCAGGGTCTGGTCAGACTTCCTCAGAGTCCATCTCCATCCCCGGAGCATCTGTATGATTCAGAAGTACAACCATGATGG GGAAGCAGGTCGGCTGGAAGCTTTTGGCCAAGGGGAAAGTGTCCTAAAGGAACCCAAGTACCAGGAAGAGCTGGAGGACAGGCTGCACTTCTACGTGGAGGAATGTGACTACTTGCAG GGCTTCCAGATCCTGTGTGACCTGCACGATGGCTTCTCTGGGGTAGGCGCGAAGGCGGCAGAGCTGCTACAAGATGAATATTCAGGGCAGGGAATAATAACGTGGGGCCTGCTACCTGGTCCCTACCATCGTGGG GAGGCCCAGAGAAACATCTATCGTCTATTAAACACAGCTTTTGGTCTCGTACACCTGACTGCTCACAGCTCTCTCGTCTGTCCTTTGTCCTTGGGTGGGAGCCTGGGCCTGCGACCTGAGCCACCTGTCAACTTCCCTTACCTGCATTACGAT GCCACTCTGCCCTTCCACTGCAGTGCCATCCTGGCTACAGCCCTGGACACAGTCACTGTTCCTTATCGCCTGTGTTCCTCTCCAGTTTCCATGGTTCATCTGGCTGACATGCTGAGCTTCTGTGGGAAAAAG gTGGTGACAGCAGGAGCAACCATTCCTTTCCCCTTGGCTCCAGGCCAGTCCCTTCCTGATTCCCTGATGCAGTTTGGAGGAGCCACCCCATGGACCCCACTGTCTGCATGTGGGGAGCCTTCTGGAACACGTTGCTTTGCCCAGTCAGTGGTGCTGAGGGGTATAGACAGAGCATGCCACACGAG CCAGCTCACCCCAGGGAcacctccaccctcctcccttcaCGCATGTACCACTGGGGAAGAAGTCTTGGCTCAGTATTTACAACAGCAGCAGCCTAGAGTCATGAG TTCTTCCCATCTGCTGCTGACTCCCTACAGGGTGGCTCCTCCTTACCCCCACCTCTTCTCAAGCTGCAGTCCACAGGGTATGGTTCTGGATGGTTCCCCCAAGGGAGCAG caGTGGAGAGCATCCCAGTGTTTGGGGCACTGTGTTCCTCTTCGTCCCTGCACCAGACCCTGGAAGCCTTGGCCAGAGACCTCACCAAACTCGACTTGCGGCGCTGGGCCAGCTTCATGGATGCTGGAGTGGAGCACGATGACGTAGCAGAGCTCCTGCAGGAGCTACAAAGCCTGGCCCAGTGCTACCACGCTGGTGACAGCCTCGTGGACTAA
- the MSTO1 gene encoding protein misato homolog 1 isoform X7: MIQKYNHDGEAGRLEAFGQGESVLKEPKYQEELEDRLHFYVEECDYLQGFQILCDLHDGFSGVGAKAAELLQDEYSGQGIITWGLLPGPYHRGEAQRNIYRLLNTAFGLVHLTAHSSLVCPLSLGGSLGLRPEPPVNFPYLHYDATLPFHCSAILATALDTVTVPYRLCSSPVSMVHLADMLSFCGKKVVTAGATIPFPLAPGQSLPDSLMQFGGATPWTPLSACGEPSGTRCFAQSVVLRGIDRACHTSQLTPGTPPPSSLHACTTGEEVLAQYLQQQQPRVMSSSHLLLTPYRVAPPYPHLFSSCSPQGMVLDGSPKGAVESIPVFGALCSSSSLHQTLEALARDLTKLDLRRWASFMDAGVEHDDVAELLQELQSLAQCYHAGDSLVD, translated from the exons ATGATTCAGAAGTACAACCATGATGG GGAAGCAGGTCGGCTGGAAGCTTTTGGCCAAGGGGAAAGTGTCCTAAAGGAACCCAAGTACCAGGAAGAGCTGGAGGACAGGCTGCACTTCTACGTGGAGGAATGTGACTACTTGCAG GGCTTCCAGATCCTGTGTGACCTGCACGATGGCTTCTCTGGGGTAGGCGCGAAGGCGGCAGAGCTGCTACAAGATGAATATTCAGGGCAGGGAATAATAACGTGGGGCCTGCTACCTGGTCCCTACCATCGTGGG GAGGCCCAGAGAAACATCTATCGTCTATTAAACACAGCTTTTGGTCTCGTACACCTGACTGCTCACAGCTCTCTCGTCTGTCCTTTGTCCTTGGGTGGGAGCCTGGGCCTGCGACCTGAGCCACCTGTCAACTTCCCTTACCTGCATTACGAT GCCACTCTGCCCTTCCACTGCAGTGCCATCCTGGCTACAGCCCTGGACACAGTCACTGTTCCTTATCGCCTGTGTTCCTCTCCAGTTTCCATGGTTCATCTGGCTGACATGCTGAGCTTCTGTGGGAAAAAG gTGGTGACAGCAGGAGCAACCATTCCTTTCCCCTTGGCTCCAGGCCAGTCCCTTCCTGATTCCCTGATGCAGTTTGGAGGAGCCACCCCATGGACCCCACTGTCTGCATGTGGGGAGCCTTCTGGAACACGTTGCTTTGCCCAGTCAGTGGTGCTGAGGGGTATAGACAGAGCATGCCACACGAG CCAGCTCACCCCAGGGAcacctccaccctcctcccttcaCGCATGTACCACTGGGGAAGAAGTCTTGGCTCAGTATTTACAACAGCAGCAGCCTAGAGTCATGAG TTCTTCCCATCTGCTGCTGACTCCCTACAGGGTGGCTCCTCCTTACCCCCACCTCTTCTCAAGCTGCAGTCCACAGGGTATGGTTCTGGATGGTTCCCCCAAGGGAGCAG TGGAGAGCATCCCAGTGTTTGGGGCACTGTGTTCCTCTTCGTCCCTGCACCAGACCCTGGAAGCCTTGGCCAGAGACCTCACCAAACTCGACTTGCGGCGCTGGGCCAGCTTCATGGATGCTGGAGTGGAGCACGATGACGTAGCAGAGCTCCTGCAGGAGCTACAAAGCCTGGCCCAGTGCTACCACGCTGGTGACAGCCTCGTGGACTAA